DNA sequence from the Diorhabda sublineata isolate icDioSubl1.1 chromosome 6, icDioSubl1.1, whole genome shotgun sequence genome:
AAATCGAGCTGTGTACGGTATCCATAGTCATCCAATGTCATTATTTGGAAGCTAATCGAAGAGCTGAGGCTTTGCTCGTGAGGTTAGTGggtatatatttcaaatcaGACCACGAGGAATCGCAATATCCTGGTTTGAAGTTGATATTTTCTGGATCTTCACTTCCTGATTCAGAAATCGAGCTGTGGACGGTATCCATAGTCATCCAATGTCGTTATTTGGAAGCTTATCGAGGAGCTGAGGTTTTGTTCGTGAGGTTAGTGGatatatctttaaaataaaagCACCAGGAGTCGCAATATCGTGGATTGGAGTTGATAGTTTCTGGATCTTCACTTCCTGATGCAGAAATCGTGCTGTGTACGGTATCCATAGTCATCCAATGTCGTTATTTAGAAGCTTATCGAGGAGCTGAGGTTTTGCTCGTGAGGTTAGTGGatatatctttaaaataaaagCACCAGGAGTCGCAATATCGTGGATTGGAATTGATAGTTTCTGGATCTTCACTTCCTGATTCAGAAATCGAGCTGTGGATGGTATCCATAGTCATCCAATGTCATTATTTGGAAGCTTATCAAAGAGCTGAGGCTTTGCTCGTGAGGTTAGTGGGTATATCTTTCAAATGAGACCACGAGGAGTCGCAATATCCTGGTTTGAAGTTAATATTTTCTAGATCTTCACTAACTAAATCAGAAATCGAGCTGTGGTCAGTATCCATAGTCATCCGAAGTCATTATTTGGAAGCTAATCGAAGATCTGAGGCTTTGCTCGTGAGGTTAGTGGGTATATCTTTCAAATCAGACCACGAGGAGTTGCAGTATCCTGGTTTGAAGTTGATATTTTCTAGATCTTCACTAACTAAATCAGAAATCGAGCTGTGGACGGTATCCATAGTCATCCGAAGTCATTATTTGGAAGCTAATCGAAGAGCTGAGGTTTTGCTCGTGAGGTTAGTGggtatatatttcaaatcaGACCACGAGGAATCGCAATATCCTGGTTTGAAGTTGATATTTTCTGGATCCTCATTTCCTTATTCAGAAATCGAGCTGTGTACGGTATCCATAGTCATCCAATGTCGTTATTTGGAAGCTTATCGAAGAGCTGAGGCTTTGCTCGTGAGCTTAGTGGGTATATCTTTCAAATCAGAACACGAGGAGTGGCAATATCGAGGTTTGAAGTTGATATTTTCTAGATCTTCAATTCCTGATTCAGAAATCAAGCTGTGGACGGTATCCATCATCAAACAATATAGATATTTTAGTCTGTCAATCATTTTAATGTAGATGAATAAAAAAGTCATTTCAATACagtaaatatttggaaaaaacacTTGTGGTTATAAAACAATGAATCATTAAGCAAAATAAAAGTTGATGTGAAACACTTTTTTATACcttgtatatttgaatttagTTCATCTAAGTATGCAGTTCAAAAAGCATGAAACTCAACAAAGACATTAATATTCGTTCAAGTATATATTTAATTCACTATAGAATGTTCTGAGCATAACATGTTACCGTTTTTTGTTCTCGTATTTTTACCTTTGTGTAATCTGTCGTTTGGCCAAGATTTTACCCCCATAGAAGACATACAAGTACTCAGCGAATTAcctatacaaaaattattatccattaaaagagaattttccatagaaaatcaaataaacgaaaaaaatgcAACAGAAGATCCGGTAGAAGGAAGGGAATTACCGAAGGCGTTGCCATTAGAggtaaaagttttattttttaaatttctctgtaaatatctttgttttttttttgtcgtttccagttaataataattatttatctaaatacTTCTATTGTatcttaaatttttgtttttccatattaaTTTTCTACGAAAATGGTGTCAGAAGTACctgcctgacctagagatggcggtagttgtttgaaaaattccCCTGcaatttgaagacgccatgttgtttagtatttgtttcgCAGCCATCAACAGTTAACGTTGTAGGATAGTTTTGACAGgaaatattgatgaataatGATTTAAACGAATTTAAgtctatatatttctttactgttaaataaaatctttttgcTAAAGACTTTTGACGACgagagtcgatttttttgctcagtGGTGTATTTTTTAGggtaaattaaaattgaatgatCGAGGTGGTTACGGAGAAGGTCATGGAGGAGGTCACTACTATTACCAAGAAAATAACGTGAAAAATACGAAAAGCAGTAAAATTCAAAGTATATTCCAAATATCAATAACGTCTTTAGCTTTTCTAGCTTTCGGGGGATACCTGTTGTGTCTTCTCATTCACGCTATAAActcaaaacaaaattacaacGCAAATAATAACACTCAAATGGCGCAAGCTTTAGCAACGTTTTTGGCAACGAAAATTCGAAggattaaaaaccaaaataaggtgaagaaaagaagaaaatatttgttaaaccGTGGTAAACCTAATGTGACCAAAGTACAAAGACCAAACAGgaatttaaagttacaaaaaaaaccGAATAGTACTAGTACTAATGGACAGAAATTTTCTAGTACTACCAAGAATCAACATAATtcgaacaataaaaatattagaagacAACCAAGACCTAAGAGAGATGTAATTGGTTCTATTGGAGGTTACATAGTTTATGACGAtatgtatttttcattattaaatttatctgAGGCTTATACTAAGTATCATACTATAGATTTACTTGGTTATAATAAAACCAGAGATAATAAATACTAAAGATTGTTTGGtaactgttttatttatttacttctaccatatcaattttttccctCCAGTGTAATAGGGTTGCTTCTATCCGTTAATACCGAGCTTGAAAGTATTAAAATCAGAGGCTGATCGTGgcagaaaattttaaatgttctgAAAACTAAcctacaactttttgaatcgttatatctcagaaacggtggctcgtagaaaaaaaagtatcgatacgttttttgtagataatcttataatctacaattttcatctgaaatatttttatgatacaactcaccgttttgctgataatcgcgaaaaactatttgtttttaccttcacaactttttgaatcgttatatctcagaaacggtgactcgtagaaaaaaaagtatcgatacgttttttgtagacaattttataatctacaatttttatcggaaatatttttaggataaaactcaccgtttactgataatcgcgaaaaactattttttttttaccttcacaactttttgaatcgttatatctcagaaacggtgactcgtagaaaaaaaagtactgatacgttttttgtagataattttataatctacaatttttattgaaaatatttttatgataaaactcaccgttttgctgataatcgcgaaaaactattttttttttacctttacaACTTTTGAAcccttatatctcagaaacggtggctcgtagaaaaaaagtatttacgttttttgtagataatcttataatctacaattttcattaaaaatatttctatgataaaactcaccgtttactgataatcgcgaaaaactattttttttttacctttacaACTTTTGAAcccttatatctcagaaacggtggctcgtagataaaaaagtattgatactctttttgtagataatcttataatctacaattttcattaaaaatatttttatgataaaactcaccgtttactgataatcgcgaaaaactattttttttacctttacaactttttgaatcgttatatctcagaaacggtggctcgtagaaaaaaaagtatcgatacgttttttgtagataatcttataatctacaatttttatctgaaatatttttatgatacagctcaccgttttgctgataatcgcgaaaaactatttttttttaccttcacaactttttgaatcgttatatctcagaaacggtgactcgtagaaaaaaaagtactgatacgttttttgtagataattttataatctacaatttttattaaaaatatatttatgataaaactcaccgttttgctgataatcgcgaaaaaccattttttttacctttacaactttttgaatcgttatatctcagaaacggtggctcgtagaaaaaaaagtatcgatacgttttttgtagataatcttataatctacaatttttatctgaaatatttttatgatacagctcaccgttttgctgataatcgcgaaaaaccattttttttacctttacaactttttgaatccttatatctcagaaacggtggctcttagaaaaaaaagtattgatacgttttttgtagacaattttataatctacaattttcattaaaaatatttttgtgataaaactcaccgtttactgataatcgcgaaaaactattttttttacctttacaactttttgaatcgttatatctcagaaacggtggctcgtagaaaaaaaagtatcgatacgttttttgtagataatcttataatctacaattttcatctgaaatatttttatgatacaactcaccgttttgctgataatcgcgaaaaaccattttttttacctttacaactttttgaatccttatatctcagaaacggtggctcttagaaaaaaaagtattgatacgttttttgtagacaattttataatctacaattttcattaaaaatatttttatgataaaactcaccgtttactgataatcgcgaaaaactatttttttttaccttcacaactttttgaatcgttatatctcagaaacggtgactcgtagaaaaaaaagtatcgatacgttttttgtagacaattttataatctacaatttttatcggaaatatttttaggataaaactcaccgtttactgataatcgcgaaaaactattttttttttaccttcacaactttttgaatcgttatatctcagaaacggtggctcgtagaaaaaaaagtattaatacgttttttgtagataattttataatatacaatttttatcggaaatatttttatgataaaactcaccgttttgctgataatcgcgaaaaactatttttttttacctttacaactttttgaatccttatatttttgtctgagctattttcatgataaaacttaccgttttgctaaaaatcacgaaaatctcatttttatgACCTTTGACctcgaataaatttttttccatacacggaaatgatggggaacattcaaattttattttcgattatattttaagcaattttactgattttcagcttgattggaatttatttagcttcattcttattttttggtctaatttgaccggactattatggaagaaagaggaataataaattgatcacacctcgtatataaagGTTATCCCATAAAGAATCCCGTTTCGAGATATTTCTTCGAAGACATCGTCTGCTATCGTGCAGTGAGTCTTTTTGGATTGCAATCGTGTCGTAGAACGGATTACAGAATTTAGAATCAACACggtaatattttaaaagttaataaaaaaagaatttcaataaaaagttttacCTTTACCAGTGCtcataaaaataatctttatgTCAAGATAATTTTTCAAGTGGTTATTAATGAACGTGATACAACTTGTATCAATATTATTCAATGAACATAACAAGAAATTCAATATACACTGCTCAccgaaaaaatgttaataattatcTAAAATCTAACGCCGTAGAACATGCCTTCgttttaatgaataaatgaatcaTTACTTGGCCAGTGTTGCCatgttttattgataaattgtcTTTTATTAGACAATCTAAGAACACAGATGAGCTACGTCAAAATGGcagccgtggggtaaacaatcaaTTCCGTAGATACTTTTTAGATCTGTTTTAGAGAAGCTAATACAGCTGAAGCTGAATATTTTTGCAGCTTATTTAGTCATCTGCAAGTAAGCTTTCAAACaatctacaaaattttgattattttatgcttaaattacagaatttttttgacatttccgCTGTTACGTCAATTTTGTCAATTATGAGTGAATACTGCAAAGTGATGAAAAAATACGAGACGCATCGTCGCCACTGGAGGtgggcaaaataatcgattaatagaaaaataatcgattcatcgatatatatttttaaaaatcatcgGTAAtagattaatcgaaaataatggattattttatataatcgataatcgattatattttttgataattgcccaGCCCTAGTCGCCACACATATCTAAAAAGAAGttactttatattttgaaacattaaattgaaaacaaaccCCCAGAAACGGTATTTTcttgaacataacctcaaatgtGTGAATATCCTGACAAgataaatcaattatattcccagattattagaaaataaaattccacTTTACCCAAACAgaaccattttatttattagtaaaaaataaaaaaagtacccAGACTATAAGTAGATTTATATTCTTATCTCTCTCTGTATGACGTCCGGATCGttctaataattaaataaataaatatcaaatagtaattactaaaaatcaaagtttttgtAGATTAGTATATATTAAGTAGTTACCTACTGAGTGAAAAGATATTCACTCATTGAAAAAGCGTGTATAGTTATTTAATGGAACAGTACGACACGATACGAAACTAAACGACGTGACGGTGATATTCTGATTAATATCACAAGTCGCGACGGTCACATGCTAATGTGTTCATGTTATTAGTATGTAATAAAGTATATAGTTATTCATTTCGGCAGTAATTCTCCCGGTAGGGGGCGCTCGGACGCCTGCTGTTATACCTCACCTTTAATGGTATAATTTATGTCGAAGTAGGCCCTCTCAGCGAGAACCCCATAAGAATTGCTGGACGAGTTATGAGTCGACAATAACACTCACCTCGAACCCTACGATGAAAATGTACAAGAGAATCTGGTGCCAATTATTACTCTTTTACTGATGGTATGCCACCCGATATACACATGACCACCCATTTTCATCGTAGACATGAAAAGAAATAACATTCATGAGCCGTTTCATATACTGGGTGTCCATAATAGAAACCATCACTCAGAATAGTCCAAAATATAACCTCTATACCAAGTTGCATCATTCACAGAAGCGGATATTTCTAGTtcataatagtttaagaaattaaaaaagagtAGTTCCCAATCAAAACATTATTTGCTAAGTTTTATACAGTGTGATAAATTTTCAGCTGAAGTGTTgcgaataaatgaatttttttcaacattttgtacCCCAATTTGAGTCTCTGTAACTCCTCAGGGATCcaacttggttaggttaggttaggtataggggtaaattgtaattgaaaatatatttggaaatattagaCGGTTTTACTCAGgcatataataaaaacagcttTTATTCGAATCATTCTATAATCGACCGAAattaaatcaaagaaaaataaatcaatttcgaaataaatgcCACATGGCACgcagaaaaaataaacacatgTGAGCACACTTCCCGCCACAAAGCCTGCCTTCATTTGTTCCAATCCAGATTAATGACTACAAACTACACATTCAATTTATATGTTGATAAACCTCGTGAATTGAAGTCGAGCATGACTTTTATAGTGAATTCTTCggctataaattatttattagaatgtGAAAGTTGTCCCGTTTATAGtatctttgatattttttaagaattgtttttttataatagatgCTACACCAATTACTGATGTTAATAATTAACCCACATACTCCAGAATTTTGTCATAAAACATAACtggtaaaattaaaataattgcaaTAATTTTTCGCATCAGCAGTGTTGCAGCACAACGCACAAAAAATACCGTTGTGAATATGACATTTCACATTCGAAAAAATTACAAGTTTAACATTTTTGATAATGCCTCCGTACAATGcagttatattatttttattatcgagTCATATTTATGTAGTGCAAATGACGTCTGAAAAGTATAACGTATTTGATAAAATACAATCAGgtacgtattttttttttttcattccaaaaagacactttaaaaataatgtagtaCCCGATTAGGCAAccaataatacaaataaaacattgaagGTCAAATTAAGgtcatttaattaatatttaagtaacaaaaataataatttaacaataaaatatgacGTAACTTCTGGTGAAGGATTGGAATTTgactaataaatttatttcgaaaaaacaatacACTTtccaaaagtttatttattttattataggtTTCAAAATGGCTAGCGATTTTTTATCGACTGACCACGCTAGTAGAGTAGCTAATTTGGTCAGTAACGCACTTGGAGGGAAATCTTCACAGGGTAATACAAGCGGAAAACCTCATAATGttttttctggatttttaaGACTTTTCGGATTCGAACCAAAACATATCAGTGCTATAGCAGTCAACGCTATAATATTAATTGCGCAATTAGTAagaaacgtcaatatttatttcgaCATATATATGTAACTATTACTAATATTAGAAATTGTTATttgcaatttgtatttaattagttttttaacctGGATTTGTAATGCGGATTATGTTATTAACGCCATCTGAAAAGTACTGAGTGAACTAAATTTCAAACGTAACTGCTTCTGACATCTATATTCGACTTAATTTATTATAggtagacattttttaataaaaatttatcatttacaaataaatttatacaatttattactttctaatcatttagaaataaaatttaatgacaGACAACTAGATTTATATCAATTATAGATATCTACGTCCCTCAACTTACCAACGAAAGTTGAAccaaaacaaattgaaaaagatGCACCGTTCGAATGGATGTTGGATAATAGTATTATCTCTAACATATTTCCGGTTACACAAGATGAAAAATTGACTGAAAATGTTATCGATTACGTTAAAGAGAGAAGCCTGGACGAAGAAACCGGTTGTCTACAGCTCTTACTTTGCAAAATGAAGCCTTTCATTAAAGAAATGCAGAGAGCGATTAAAGAAAGAGGAAAAAATTTAGTCAAAGGATTTGATGttctatataattattttcccTCCACTGACGAAATTGACGAAAACGGGGAACTAtgcgaagaaaaatattactattGTAGTGTAcctctttaaaaaataaataaatttgtttgataCATACTGTTTCAATTAATCCGGCTCGTTTGGACTGTAAAATATGTTGCATAAATCAGCAAATACAACATCAACAAATAGGAAAGAAAGGAACAAGTACTTAGGCCCCTtcatataacaatatttttgaaatcgttTCACTATAATCTCAAAAGAGAAAGGGTGAAAGCTGTACTTTCCGggaaaatacaaaatgatttcaaattacGCTCACAACATTCGAAACGCACGCTGTCAAAACGTCACTCCTATATTTATAcattggtttgaaattttgacgCTCTTGTCGGGCTGTTTTTGTCGCTTACGTATGAATGGGCCTTAAACACTAGATAGAAGTCTGAAGTGTGGTTAACTTCCGGTAAGATATAACAGAACTTATTAGTCTGTATCAAGTTTTCATGAAGATTATATCttataaaaagatatttaacGTTCAGTTTTCGACTTGAAAATGGTTCAGTGTTCTGTTTTAATATGTTTTAGAAATAGTGCCAAAATAAATAAAGCTTCCAATGTAACATTCCACAGGTAAGTAATTAAGAAATTTCtcgattatttttatcttaaattcgaaagttatttcaattattttatgtaatttacttcaaattatgcttaataatttttgttgcgCCGACGAGAAATTgctgtaataataattgtagtattaaattcgaaaaaattatatgatagACTTCTAATTTTCTCAATGTCTTTCCAATACAAAAAATTCTAGTGAATCGTCGCGTATTTCAGCCCCAAATATTGTTAGTGCCTTAAATTTACATTGAATCAAGTAGGACTTattagttttcaatattttttaaggttTCCAAAAAACGTGAATTGTAAGATTATGTGGACTGAGGCTACAGGTAGAGTTGATTGGGCCCCACCTAAAGGAGCAGTCATCTGCTCTGTACACTTCGAAGAGTCctgtttttttaatacttttaaagGTCAGCGTAAATTGATGGAAGGTTCAATACCAACCTTATTATTACCTAAAGTAAAGGTAAATTTTACCGTAGTAGTCTTACTGTCACGtccataatatttaatattataaagatTTGATTGCGAATTTTCAATTTCAGAATACTTCTTCAACTTTTACATCAATTAAAGAAGAACCATATTCAGATACAGATATAGAGATAGATGAAGAACTAGACTGTAATCAGCCATATGATCAATCTAGTAGTACTCTATCATTTTTATCTATCTCAAGTTTAACACCTGATGATGATCTGAGAAAATTGTCTGATACTGATACGCCaacagagaaaaaaatgaaaatggaaattttgaaactggATAATATTGTAAACAGACAGCAGAAAAATCTGAAACGACTTTGGCAAAAAAATCGTAGATAcaggaaaaaaattactttgcttgaagaaaaattaataactgtAAAAAATGAAACCTTAACTACTTCCATAGGGGACACGGATATGGATTAGATTATGCAAAGAAGAGATTTTCTCTctatttaatgaattattaatttacaaatcatcaagaaattgaaggaaaatCGTTTATAATTGAGGTTGAGTTATCTGGGTTTTACTTTTTGCTCAGAACATTAACCTCAATGAGTTAGAACTAttaaatttttaccaaaatttacaagtatacattgaaattttgaaaaaaagaaccAACAAATCATGTAaaatgcgtgaatcccacaatAGGATCcaggaaatagaaaaagaagagtACTAGAATGAAATGGGAATCAAGcgattagtaaaaaaataaaagacagGACCACAAGGAAAATAATAAGTGACAGAATGAACTAAAAAAGGTAATGGGATTTGTTTCACCCTACGAAAAGcttataatatcaataaaaaacgatcaaaacttttccattgtttatataaaaactgtCAATTATGACACCatcatttttgaattattgtaAGTTAATTTTGTTACAGGaagggaataaaaaaaataaaacacgttTATTCATAGTTAGGTCAAATCTATTTAGATAGAAATCAGTCTTCTTCATCTGtgtcaaataaaaatgtcaatCATT
Encoded proteins:
- the LOC130445127 gene encoding uncharacterized protein LOC130445127 — translated: MLPFFVLVFLPLCNLSFGQDFTPIEDIQVLSELPIQKLLSGKLKLNDRGGYGEGHGGGHYYYQENNVKNTKSSKIQSIFQISITSLAFLAFGGYLLCLLIHAINSKQNYNANNNTQINSNNKNIRRQPRPKRDVIGSIGGYIVYDDMYFSLLNLSEAYTKYHTIDLLGYNKTRDNKY
- the LOC130445128 gene encoding uncharacterized protein LOC130445128 gives rise to the protein MPPYNAVILFLLSSHIYVVQMTSEKYNVFDKIQSGFKMASDFLSTDHASRVANLVSNALGGKSSQGNTSGKPHNVFSGFLRLFGFEPKHISAIAVNAIILIAQLISTSLNLPTKVEPKQIEKDAPFEWMLDNSIISNIFPVTQDEKLTENVIDYVKERSLDEETGCLQLLLCKMKPFIKEMQRAIKERGKNLVKGFDVLYNYFPSTDEIDENGELCEEKYYYCSVPL